Sequence from the Natronomonas marina genome:
GCTCATACGTTCCCCTTCTCGCGCACCCATAAGGTGATTGCGGCGACGGCCGCGGCCTGTCCCCGGTGTTCGACAGCATCTATCAGTCGTCCAACTTTTGTACCTCGGCGACGAAGGGCCAGTATGCTCGAACTCGTCGGTCTGGCCTGGTCGGCCTGGAAACTGAGCGTCAAGCGCGTCGGACCCTACGGTGCGACCGTCGTCGCTGTCGCCGTGGTCGTCGCGTTCGTCTTCCTGCGGAACTACCTCGAGGAGGAGTACCCGCAGGCGGCCGAAACACTCGAGAAGGCCGTGTAGTCTGACGGCCGTCGGACGCCCGTTCCACTGAAAGATTTAAGCCCGCGCGTGGAACGGCCGGGAGCATGAGCGCGCGGAACCTGCTCCCGGCGGCGGCGGCGCTGGCCGAACCCGTCGCGCCGGCCGTCTCACCGACCACCCGGGCGGGCCTGTTCGCGCGGGCCGCCGTCGTCTACGGGTGGGTCCGGGGACTGTCCGGTCGCTAAACTGCGTTCGCCTCCGCGAGGGTGAACTGCCCCTCGTAGAGCGCCGTCCCGACCACGACGGCCGCCGCGCCGGTCTCCTTTAGCGTGCGAACGTCCTCGAGCGTGGAGACGCCGCCGCTCGCAACGACGGGAATCTCGACCGCCTCGACGACGCGTGCGACCTCCTCCTGGCGGACGCCCGCCATCCGGCCCTCGACGTCGATGTCGGTAAAGAGGATGGCCGCCGCGCCCTCGTCCTCGTAGCGGGCGGCGGCCTCGGCGGGGTCGAGACCGGTTCCCTCGGTCCACCCGGAGACGACGACCTCCCCGCCCTTCGCGTCGAGACTCACCATCACGCTGTCGGGGAAGTCCTCGTCGATAGCGCCGACGATGGCCGGGTTCTCGACGGCCGCGGTGCCGAGGATGACCCGGTCGACGCCGGCCTCCAAGAGCGTGCAGGCGTCGTGAGCGGTGCGGATGCCGCCGCCGAACTGGACGTCGACGTCGACGGCCTCCAGCACCGCCTCCAGGGCCGCCGCGTTCTCGCGGTGGCCCTCGAAGGCGCCGTCGAGGTCGACGAGGTGCAGCGTCCCGGCGCCGGCCTCGACCCACCCCTCGGCGGCCTCGACGGGGTCGCCGTAGGTCTTGCCGGTGCCACGCTCGCCACCGACGAGCTGGACGACCTCGCCGTCCTGCATGTCGACCGCCGGAACGACCTCGAAACTGGGGAACATGCTCGACTCCGGGAGCCCTCGGGCCAAAAGCGTACCCGTTGTGCGGAAGAGAAATTCCGGTCGGACGGGCAAGCAGGGCCCTTATTTGCCGTCCCCCTCTGTGTATCGATATGGATCTGTTGCTCGTGGTGGGGCTCGCGGTCGCGGTGTTCGTCGGCTACAATATCGGCGGCGCCAACACCGCCCCGGCGTTCGGCCCGGCGGTCGGTGCCGGCGTCCTGGGGAAACTGCTCGCCGCGGCGCTCATGACCGTCTTCTTTTTCGTCGGCGGCTGGACGCTCGGCCGGGAGGTCGTCGGCACGCTCGGCGGCGACATCGTCCCCAGCGCACTGTTCACCCTGGAGGCGAGCATCGTCGTCCTCTTCTTCATCGGGTTCGCGCTGTTCGTCTCGAACTTCTTCGGCGTCCCCGCCTCGACCTCGATGACCGCGGTCGGCTCAATCGCGGGGCTGGGGCTTGCGGCCGGGTCGCTCAACTGGGAGACGATGGGCCGCATCGTCTCGTGGTGGATCGTCGCCCCCATCGTCGCCTTCTGGGTCAGCGGCGTCATCGGACGGTACTTCTACCCGACGATCAACGCCTGGGTCGCCATCCCGGAATCGGACGGCAGTCCCTTCGGCGAGGACGCCACCCGGCGGGAACTCGTCGGCGCCGTCGTCGTCATCGGCATCGGCTGTCTGATGGCCTTCTCCAGCGGCGCCTCCAACGCCGCAAACGCCATCGCGCCGCTGGTCGGCAGCGGCGAGTTGTCGATAGACGCCGGCATCATCCTGGCGACGGTCGCGGTCGGTCTCGGCGCGTTCACCATCGCGCGCAAGACGCTGGACACGATGGGCAACGACCTGACCGAACTCCCGCTGACGGCGGCCATCGTCGTCGCGGTCGTCTCGGCGACGGCGACGGCGGCGCTGGCGGCCATTGGCATCCCCGCCAGTTTCGTCATCATCGCCACCATGTCCATCGTCGGACTCGGATGGGGCCGGGCGACCCGGACGGCGACCGCCCGGGATGCCGTCCGCGGGGAGGGTCCCAGCGTCTCCGTCGGCGCGCTCGCGGCCGACGAGGCCGCGACCGTCGGCGACGCCGCCCACGGCGGCGGGCAGTCCCCGCCCATCGGCGAGGAGGAGGCCGACGACATCCCCGCAGCGTCGGATCTCTTCGACCCCGAGACGACCGGTCGCGTCATCCTGATGCAGAACGTCGTGCCGGCCATTGCGACCCTCGGGGCGTTCCTCGTCTTCCGACTGTTACCCATCGCGTAGTTGGCGGGGTCGACCGCGACGCCCTGTCCCCGCCACACCGCCGGTTCCAACAGCAACCTTAAACATACAGGCGCGAGAACTCGACAGTTGATGCCCACGGTAGAATACCTCAACTACGAAGTGCTGGACGACCACGGCTGGTCGATGGACGACGACGGCCTCTTCGAGGAAGCTGCCGACGCCGACCTCGGCGACGAGGACTACGGGACGCTGGACGTCGCCGAGGGCGAGTACATCCTCGAGGCCGCCGAGGCACAGGGCTACGACTGGCCCTTCTCGTGTCGGGCCGGCGCCTGTGCGAACTGCGCCGCCATCGTCAAGGAGGGCGACATCGACATGGACATGCAGCAGATCCTCTCCGACGAGGAGGTCGAGGACAAGAACGTCCGCCTGACCTGCATCGGCAGTCCCGCCGCCGACACGGTCAGGATCGTCTACAACGCAAAGCACCTCGACTACCTGCAGAACCGCGTCATCTAATTTCGCGGGCGTCTCGTTTCGCGGTCGCCGAGCAGCGTGAAGTGCTTCGGGGTCAAGTGGTTCGAGAATCGAAGATTCTCGTCATCACGAGAGAGCTCCGCTCTCTCGAACGACCCCGAGGCTTCTTGTTTCCACGACGCACTTTGCAGATTCCACGGCGGAATCCACAGGGAGCGCAGTCTCCGCAGGCGTGGATTCGGCCTCTCCCAGACCTACTTGGTGGCGACGGCGGCGCGTCCGACCGTCCGTGTTTTTGGACTTGAAGCCGGAGGCACGTTGTGCCGTCACACTCCATCATTCAGCATCTTGCAACTTAATGGCTTGTGCCATTACGTGTCGGCTTCATCCACGGGGTCAAGCCCCGTGGCATTCGCCTTGCAATTCTGTAAACCTGCCCGCGAAGTCTTCCGAACAGAACGGAGAAGCCTTACTACTCGGTGTAGAAGACGAACACCTGTCCCACTTCTTCACGCTGAATCTCTCCTTTCGAACGGCGCGTTCAGCAGCTTCGAGGCGGAGCCTCCGGCCTCAAGGAGCGAGGGCTTCCGACTGGTCGGAAGCACGAAGCGAGTGGGCCGGGGAGGACAGCGAGGCGCGGAGCGCCTCGGGCCGTGCGAGCGGGCAGAGCCCGCGCGCAGAAGCCGACACTCGGTGACGCAAATGACGGGACTGTAGCTGTCCGACTCCCGGATTATTAAGTATCGCCGAAACAAGATCTGAAATATGGAGGTCAGACGAACCGCGCCGGTCAAACTCGTTGTTCCCGACGAGTACCACGAGGACCTCCACGAAACCGCCGAGCAATTCCTATACTGCGTGAAAGAAGCCAGTGACTACTGCTGGGACAATACAGATTACGAAGACTGTATCACCTCGAACGTGACAGCCAGGGATGCGCTGTACGACCGACTCCGCGAGGAAACTGACCTGACAGCGAATCTCGTCCAAGAAGCCATCCGGCGTGCCGTCCACGCGGTTGATAGTGGCGTTGACCGCTGGAAGAAAGGCAAACGGACGAACAAACCAGCGTTCACCTCTTGGAGTGTGGTCTACGACAAGCGCAGTGCGACGTTCTACCGCAACAAAATCTCACTTTCGACGGTGAACGGACGCATCCAGTGTGAGTTTGAACTCCCAGCAGATGGTCCAACACCATACGAGGAGTACGTCCTTTCGGACAACTACGAGTTTCGCACGAGCACACTCCAGTACGACCAAGCAACCGACGAGTTCTACTTCCATGTCAAAACACGGAAGACAGACGACGAAGGCGAGGCCCTCGAAGTTGAGATTCGGACGATACCGGGCACCAAACAGTCCTCGGGATCGACCTCGGCGTGAACAGTCTCGCCGTTACGTCAACAGGCACGTTCTGGAGCGGTGACGAATACGACCACTGGATACAGGAGTTCGAGAAGCGCCGGGCCGAGATGCAACAGCGTGGGACGCAAGCCGCTCATAACGCCTTGCTGCGGCTTGGAAAGCGCGAAACAGCATGGCGGAAACAGTATATCATACAGTCGCCAACGAGATCGTTGCTGAAGCGGTTGACCACGACTGCGACGTGATTGTGTTCGAGGACCTGACCGACATTCGAGAGCGGCTGCCCCACGCCGACTGGCATCACATCTGGGCATTTCGCCGTCTTGTTGAGTACGTCGAGTACAAAGCTCCAGAACGCGGTGTCGCGGTTGAACAGGTCGACCCCGACCACACCAGCCAGCGGTGTTCGCACACCGACTGTGGGTTTACTCACGAAGACAACCGCGACGGCGAGCAGTTCCGGTGTTCGAAATGCGGGTACGAAATCAACGCAGATTATAACGGCGCGAAAAACGTCGGACTGCGATATATGCGGAAGCGACAACACAGACTGCGTTCCTCGCCCACGTCGGGGAGCGCAGACGCACCAGTAGACGTGCGTGTAAATGGTGGGATGTTGAACGGCGACGGCTATCGGCCACCCGCCGACAGCTGATCGCCGGGCGTCCACATCAAAGCCCCTCCCTCAAGAACCGAGGCGCGTATGCGCCGAGGGAGTAGGGAGGGGTAGTTTACTCGTCCGTATGCGAGGTCGCAGGAACAGCCCACCCTCTCCGCGACGTTCGAGTTCTGGTCTATAATCCGGTTGAACTCCTCGAGGTCCGGTTTCCACCCGCTCCAGTAGTCCGGCGGGTCTCCGACACGGCCCACGATACGGTGCTGCTGTTGTGTACGACGTTTACAGCCCGGATTGAAAGGAACATACAGGAACGAACGTCACGCCGACTGCATCAGTGACACCTCCTGCACCGGGGCTGTGATCCTAACCCGAGCACGGCGACGTCGCCAAGACAGGGAAGCAGAGCGGTCGACAGACTTATTTGAACAGCTGCTAAATCGTTCAACCATGTCGCAGGAGACCGAACGCCTCCGCCGGTACATGACACAGCAGGTCGGGGACTGCTGTGAGGCGGACGTCGAGACCCGCATCGAGACTCTCCGGGGATACCGGTCGGACGCCGGGTCGGCGCCCGACGAGGACCGAACCGCGCTGAAGACGCTCGGCGACGAGACGCGTCACCGCATCGTCCGACTGCTCGTCGCGGCCGGGGAGGAACTGTGTGTCTGTGAGATAACGCCCGCCGTCGACGTGAGCGACAGCGCCATCAGTCACGCGCTCTCGGACCTCTACGACGCCGGCCTCGTCGCCCGTCGCAAGGAGGGACGGTGGCGCCACTACGAGGCGACCCCCCGCGCCGAGGCACTGCTGGGGGCGCTCGACGCGACCCGGGGGGACCGCCAGTGAGCGACGACGGCGGTCCAGTCCGGGTCGCGTTCGTTTGCGTCCGGAACGCCGGCCGCTCGCAGATGGCGACCGCCTTCGCCGAGGTCGAGCGCGAACGCCGCGGTCTCGCCGACGCCGTCGAGGTACTGACCGGCGGAACGCGTCCCGCAGAACGCGTCCACGAGGAGGTCGTGACCGTGATGGAGGAAGCGGGGGTCGACCTCTCGGGCACTGTTCCGCGGGCCATCACGACCGGGGAACTCGAGTCCTGCGAGTACGTCGCAACCATGGGCTGTTCGACGCTGGAACTCGACGCGGACGCGTCCGGCGTCGACGTCCGCGAGTGGGCGCTGACCGACCCCGACGGTCGGCCGCTCGAGGACGTGCGCGAGATCCGCGAGGAGGTCCGGGCACGCGTCGGCGACCTCTTCGACGAGATCGAGCGGGAGGCGACGACGAGTGTCTGATCCCGACCCGGGCGACCACCCGGGGACCAACTCGGGCGACGACGGCTGGCGACTCGTCCGAGAGCGGGACGGGTAG
This genomic interval carries:
- the hisA gene encoding 1-(5-phosphoribosyl)-5-[(5-phosphoribosylamino)methylideneamino]imidazole-4-carboxamide isomerase, with the translated sequence MFPSFEVVPAVDMQDGEVVQLVGGERGTGKTYGDPVEAAEGWVEAGAGTLHLVDLDGAFEGHRENAAALEAVLEAVDVDVQFGGGIRTAHDACTLLEAGVDRVILGTAAVENPAIVGAIDEDFPDSVMVSLDAKGGEVVVSGWTEGTGLDPAEAAARYEDEGAAAILFTDIDVEGRMAGVRQEEVARVVEAVEIPVVASGGVSTLEDVRTLKETGAAAVVVGTALYEGQFTLAEANAV
- a CDS encoding inorganic phosphate transporter, with product MDLLLVVGLAVAVFVGYNIGGANTAPAFGPAVGAGVLGKLLAAALMTVFFFVGGWTLGREVVGTLGGDIVPSALFTLEASIVVLFFIGFALFVSNFFGVPASTSMTAVGSIAGLGLAAGSLNWETMGRIVSWWIVAPIVAFWVSGVIGRYFYPTINAWVAIPESDGSPFGEDATRRELVGAVVVIGIGCLMAFSSGASNAANAIAPLVGSGELSIDAGIILATVAVGLGAFTIARKTLDTMGNDLTELPLTAAIVVAVVSATATAALAAIGIPASFVIIATMSIVGLGWGRATRTATARDAVRGEGPSVSVGALAADEAATVGDAAHGGGQSPPIGEEEADDIPAASDLFDPETTGRVILMQNVVPAIATLGAFLVFRLLPIA
- the fer gene encoding ferredoxin Fer; this encodes MPTVEYLNYEVLDDHGWSMDDDGLFEEAADADLGDEDYGTLDVAEGEYILEAAEAQGYDWPFSCRAGACANCAAIVKEGDIDMDMQQILSDEEVEDKNVRLTCIGSPAADTVRIVYNAKHLDYLQNRVI
- a CDS encoding ArsR/SmtB family transcription factor, which translates into the protein MSQETERLRRYMTQQVGDCCEADVETRIETLRGYRSDAGSAPDEDRTALKTLGDETRHRIVRLLVAAGEELCVCEITPAVDVSDSAISHALSDLYDAGLVARRKEGRWRHYEATPRAEALLGALDATRGDRQ
- a CDS encoding low molecular weight phosphatase family protein, producing the protein MSDDGGPVRVAFVCVRNAGRSQMATAFAEVERERRGLADAVEVLTGGTRPAERVHEEVVTVMEEAGVDLSGTVPRAITTGELESCEYVATMGCSTLELDADASGVDVREWALTDPDGRPLEDVREIREEVRARVGDLFDEIEREATTSV